From one Anticarsia gemmatalis isolate Benzon Research Colony breed Stoneville strain chromosome 20, ilAntGemm2 primary, whole genome shotgun sequence genomic stretch:
- the LOC142981363 gene encoding transcription factor Adf-1-like, protein MAMDVERLIQCVKSHAYLYDLGHKDYKNTSRKAAVWEEIADELNENSETVKLKWKTVRDGYIKFKKQQKEGTSKKAVSNYIWSAQLKFLDNHQVSRKSKTPNAIALALDGVADNGAVDNAIVDNSVIDNTVVALQLSGDESTPSQSYSPTSILIPSPSDSGPFRNEHPPRRKRRIVKDDSDKTLSYLKNKKAKSYDATDHLFLSYSETFKTFSLRQQALLKVELAKLFSNAELNALQNAENLQESLVAGSSPGYAMGKAECEDGSVLTGADIHTVEDDDSDDDDVEFVTPAHTRRRRRKRNGSD, encoded by the exons ATGGCGATGGACGTCGAGCGACTTATACAATGCGTCAAGAGCCACGCGTACTTATACGATTTGGGGCACAAGGACTATAAGAACACATCGCGTAAGGCCGCCGTTTGGGAAGAGATTGCAGACGAGTTGAACGAGAATA GTGAAACAGTAAAACTTAAATGGAAAACGGTCAGAGATGGCTATATTAAGTTTAAGAAGCAACAGAAAGAAGGCACTAGTAAGAAAGCCGTTAGTAATTATATTTGGAGTGCGCAGTTAAAGTTCTTAGACAATCACCAAGTTTCACGGAAAAGTAAAACGCCGAACGCTATCGCACTAGCATTAGACGGTGTTGCAGATAACGGTGCAGTAGATAACGCGATTGTCGATAATAGTGTGATAGATAATACAGTTGTAGCACTGCAGCTGTCCGGAGATGAATCTACGCCCTCGCAGTCGTACTCACCTACATCGATACTTATACCTTCTCCGTCTGATTCGGGCCCTTTCCGGAATGAACACCCGCCTCGGCGCAAAAGAAGAATCGTAAAAGATGATTCGGACAAAACTTTGAgctaccttaaaaataaaaaggcgAAGAGCTACGACGCTACGGATCATTTATTCCTCAGTTACTCGGAAACATTCAAGACGTTTTCGCTTAGACAGCAAGCTTTATTAAAAGTGGAACTCGCGAAATTATTCTCGAACGCCGAGTTGAACGCGTTGCAGAATGCTGAGAATTTACAAGAGTCGTTAGTAGCTGGATCATCGCCGGGGTACGCGATGGGTAAAGCTGAGTGTGAGGACGGTTCTGTGCTGACTGGCGCTGACATACATACTGTGGAGGACGATGATTCTGACGACGATGACGTTGAATTTGTGACCCCGGCGCACACGAGGCGCAGGAGACGCAAACGTAACGGCAGTGATTAA
- the LOC142981382 gene encoding collagenase-like: MAAAYLLGLLFVLGFVQGGLINSREAIIEDLRNADPSWSSSRIVSGWPAVEGQIPYQGSLRMVSGAGAVSSCGCSLIHNKWVITAAHCLANRITFVVRFGLTNLTRPEYIVESTHKYIHPKYNEIAAGVQTDDIALLGLDDYIPYSANIQPCRLQSSAQKNINYAGVTLVVSGYGRTNDLWLGGAASEILLWVFQRGVSNEECLSFYPTSTVIKDETICAGFYNVTSQSSCQGDSGGPLTVIDKDGERTMVGVVSFGSSAGCSAPIPSGYVRPGHYHDWYVDVTGISFDWDSEASESSESDESSESSESSESSEDSNSPDDDEDDDEDDDADNDGDNDGDNDGDDEEDAYKVHFVN; encoded by the exons ATGGCAGCCGCGTATTTGTTGGGACTACTCTTCGTACTGGGCTTCGTCCAG GGAGGGCTTATAAACAGCCGAGAGGCGATCATTGAGGATCTCCGCAATG CTGATCCATCATGGTCCTCATCCCGTATTGTAAGCGGATGGCCAGCAGTGGAAGGTCAGATCCCGTACCAGGGTAGTCTTCGTATGGTGAGCGGTGCTGGAGCAGTCAGCTCCTGCGGCTGCTCGCTTATCCACAACAAGTGGGTCATCACTGCTGCTCACTGCCTGGCCAA CCGCATCACATTCGTGGTCCGCTTCGGTCTGACCAACCTGACCCGTCCTGAGTACATCGTGGAGTCTACTCACAAGTACATCCACCCTAAGTACAATGAGATCGCCGCTGGAGTGCAGACTGATGACATTGCTCTACTCGGACTTGACGACTACATCCCGTACTCAG CCAACATCCAGCCTTGCCGTCTTCAGAGCAGTGCTCAGAAGAACATCAACTACGCCGGCGTCACCCTGGTCGTCAGCGGCTACGGACGTACCAACGACCTTTGGCTAG GTGGTGCTGCATCAGAGATTCTGCTGTGGGTGTTCCAAAGAGGAGTGAGCAACGAAGAGTGCTTGAGCTTCTACCCGACCAGCACCGTCATCAAGGATGAGACCATCTGCGCTGGATTCTACAACGTCACCTCACAATCTTCTTGCCAG GGTGACAGCGGTGGTCCACTCACCGTGATCGACAAGGACGGTGAACGCACCATGGTCGGTGTGGTCAGCTTCGGATCCTCTGCTGGATGCAGCGCCCCCATTCCTTCAG GTTACGTGCGCCCTGGCCACTACCACGACTGGTACGTCGATGTGACCGGAATCAGCTTCGACTGGGACAGCGAAGCTAGCGAGTCTAGCGAGTCTGATGAATCCAGCGAGTCCAGCGAGTCCAGCGAATCAAGCGAAGACTCAAACTCTCCCGATGATGATGAAGACGATGACGAAGACGATGACGCAGACAATGACGGAGACAATGACGGCGACAATGACGGAGATGATGAAGAAGACGCTTACAAAGTCCATTTTGTTAACTAA
- the LOC142981383 gene encoding hsp70-binding protein 1-like yields the protein MGSNNPPDNAVAGPLSVAAGSSDVQPVDVQPRQPRNMRGLLRFAMEATKAEDAPGNANLGAMDEERQQFLAEALASVTVDLGEVLRNSIEVLTNTQRMQGIKPDEPLPPDVERAFTNLLDIVDDMDLANDVYRLGGFAIFPICLGSQNVSVRMYANRMLGELSQNNPFCQQKVLECGILEVLISLAQVECTEGLPKCLFALSCCCREYEPACNQLVERGGCGVLAQVLTSNKPAIRTKAAFFVRYLCLNHRAAKEEFIKLNIVKKIATQIEAGQDESTEHLLGILQALLDGSDKSVLEQFQDPEIGLQKILQNHLKHPELVDDTYMEEKAYCAELLEKAFKNPPRDSVEDEADR from the exons ATGGGTTCAAACAATCCTCCTGATAATGCGGTGGCTGGACCACTGTCGGTGGCGGCTGGCAGCTCAGACGTGCAGCCTGTAGATGTGCAGCCGAGGCAACCGCGCAATATGCGG GGTTTGCTCAGGTTTGCTATGGAAGCAACAAAAGCAGAGGATGCGCCGGGAAATGCTAACCTTGGAGCTATGGATGAAGAG AGGCAACAGTTCTTAGCGGAAGCCTTGGCCAGTGTCACAGTGGACTTGGGCGAGGTGCTGAGGAACTCCATTGAAGTGTTGACCAACACTCAGAGGATGCAAGGAATAAAGCCTGATGAGCCTCTCCCTCCGGATGTGGAGAGAGCATTCACTAACTTGCTGGATATTGTTGATGATATGGACCTGGCTAATG ATGTATACAGACTGGGAGGTTTTGCTATATTCCCCATCTGCTTGGGCAGTCAGAATGTGAGTGTCAGGATGTATGCCAACCGTATGCTCGGTGAACTGTCACAGAACAACCCGTTCTGCCAGCAGAAAGTATTGGAGTGTGGCATTCTTGAAGTGTTGATCTCGCTGGCACAAGTTGAATGTACAGAGGGACTTCCGAAATGCCTATTTGCGTTGTCAT GTTGTTGTCGCGAGTATGAGCCGGCGTGTAACCAGCTGGTAGAACGCGGAGGGTGCGGTGTTCTCGCGCAAGTGTTGACTTCGAACAAGCCTGCCATCCGCACGAAGGCCGCATTCTTCGTCAGATATCTCTGCTTGAATCACCGTGCTGCTAAAG AGGAATTCATAAAGCTGAACATCGTGAAAAAAATCGCTACGCAAATCGAAGCGGGTCAGGACGAGTCCACGGAACATTTGCTTGGCATCCTACAAGCGTTACTGGACGGCTCTGACAAATCTGTGCTCGAACAATTCCAGGATCCAGAGATAGGCTTGCAGAAAATCTTGCAAAATCATCTAAAACATCCTGAATTGGTTGATGACACTTATATGGAGGAAAAGGCGTATTGTGCCGAGTTACTGGAAAAGGCGTTCAAAAACCCGCCTAGGGATAGCGTGGAAGACGAGGCTGATAGATAA